The Stenotrophomonas maltophilia genome includes a region encoding these proteins:
- a CDS encoding tail protein yields the protein MASNRAQILISAVDQTKTAFDSIKRGLGGITDTAKSVNGVLANLGVAVSVAGLTAMVKSAIDTGDALDEMSQRVGVSVETLSVWKPAAEQSGVSGESFEKGLRKLSTTMLEAATGSEDAARGFSAVGVEFKNQDGTLRATDQVLLDLAERFKAMPDGAEKTALAVQLFGKSGAELIPFLNQGRDGINELAAEMQALGVQMSSETAAQAGNFNDALDKLKLATTSIGNQIIASLLPALNDMAGGMVESAKQGGTLRAILDGVVLVLKTLALGAATVGKAFVALGEAIGAGVAAAVEALKGNTDGAKAIIADLKGNLVKRLDELASFRDSLFDPKPIEVKAPKIQADPELLQRLTKPKAVKPVQDTTGAQTTLMKAQLDAEFALLKDGLARQQTALDAALEDRLVSVRDYYTQKTAIEQREVDAEIARKQQELARSQQVASTGKSENDRLRAKAEVAKAEADLITLNNRRTDIEQANARKAAQAERELADALAQAREELAQITGTATDADRQAAIERSYRDLRARLAAESDADGVSLVDRLINVKAAQANLAALEAQWRQVTERLRNAQEGIQTQQQAGLLTETQARQQIVALQQQSATEMERLLPTMQQAAQAIGPDAVIRVQAWRNELDRTKLTVDEMAPLWNRIGESFGGALNGMITGAQTWRSALASIFQQVADAFLQQIVIQPFQQWIAMQARMLALKLGFIQQEQTVDAAASAAKVAQMTTETTAVVSMDAAKAGAGAAASQASIPYVGPALAVAAMVAMVAAVMALLGGIKKFAGGGLVSGPGSATSDSIPARLSAGEYVVRAAAVRQVGVAFLDSLNGLSAGPRFKGGELAFAAGGLVPEVKVPPAQPQMNQAVRIVNAVDPGVTHDHLQSPAGEKVIVNIIGRNARAIRAALQG from the coding sequence ATGGCAAGCAACCGTGCCCAAATCCTGATCAGCGCCGTCGACCAGACCAAGACCGCCTTCGACTCGATCAAGCGGGGCTTGGGTGGCATCACCGATACGGCCAAGAGCGTCAACGGCGTGCTGGCCAATCTCGGCGTGGCCGTGTCGGTTGCGGGTCTGACCGCGATGGTGAAATCGGCCATCGACACTGGCGATGCACTGGATGAGATGTCGCAACGTGTCGGTGTCAGTGTCGAAACCCTGTCGGTATGGAAACCGGCAGCCGAGCAGTCAGGCGTCTCCGGCGAGTCCTTCGAGAAGGGCCTGCGCAAGCTGTCCACCACGATGCTGGAAGCCGCGACCGGGTCGGAAGATGCCGCTCGCGGATTTTCTGCGGTGGGCGTCGAGTTCAAGAACCAGGACGGCACCCTGCGTGCCACCGATCAGGTGCTACTGGATCTGGCCGAGCGCTTCAAGGCCATGCCCGATGGTGCGGAGAAGACTGCGCTGGCAGTGCAACTGTTCGGCAAGTCAGGAGCGGAGCTGATCCCGTTTCTGAATCAGGGGCGCGACGGCATCAATGAGCTGGCTGCCGAGATGCAGGCGCTCGGCGTGCAGATGAGCAGTGAGACTGCAGCACAGGCTGGCAACTTCAACGATGCGCTCGACAAGCTTAAGCTGGCCACCACCAGCATCGGCAACCAGATCATCGCCTCCTTGCTGCCCGCCCTGAACGACATGGCCGGTGGCATGGTCGAGTCTGCAAAGCAAGGCGGCACATTGCGCGCGATCCTGGATGGCGTGGTGCTGGTGCTCAAGACCTTGGCGCTCGGTGCCGCCACGGTTGGCAAGGCCTTTGTCGCCTTGGGCGAAGCCATCGGTGCCGGTGTTGCGGCGGCGGTCGAAGCGCTCAAGGGCAACACCGACGGAGCGAAGGCCATCATTGCCGACCTCAAAGGCAATCTGGTCAAACGGCTGGATGAACTGGCGTCCTTCCGTGACAGCCTGTTCGACCCCAAGCCCATCGAGGTCAAGGCACCCAAGATCCAGGCCGATCCAGAACTGCTGCAGCGCCTGACCAAACCCAAGGCCGTCAAGCCAGTGCAGGACACGACCGGCGCGCAGACCACGCTGATGAAAGCGCAGCTGGACGCCGAGTTTGCGCTGCTCAAGGACGGACTGGCGCGGCAGCAAACTGCGCTGGACGCTGCGCTCGAAGACCGTCTGGTCTCTGTGCGCGACTACTACACGCAGAAGACGGCCATCGAGCAGCGCGAGGTCGATGCCGAGATCGCCCGCAAGCAGCAGGAATTGGCCCGCAGTCAGCAAGTCGCCTCCACGGGCAAATCGGAAAACGACCGCCTGCGCGCCAAGGCCGAGGTCGCCAAAGCGGAAGCCGACCTCATCACACTCAACAACCGGCGCACGGACATCGAGCAAGCCAACGCCCGCAAGGCGGCACAAGCCGAGCGGGAACTGGCTGATGCCTTGGCGCAGGCGCGTGAGGAACTGGCGCAGATCACCGGTACGGCCACAGATGCCGACCGGCAGGCTGCCATTGAGCGCAGCTACCGCGACCTGCGGGCGCGACTGGCCGCCGAAAGCGATGCCGACGGCGTGTCACTCGTTGACCGGCTGATCAACGTGAAGGCCGCACAGGCCAATCTGGCGGCGCTCGAAGCCCAATGGCGGCAGGTCACTGAGCGTCTGCGCAATGCGCAGGAGGGCATTCAGACCCAGCAGCAGGCTGGGCTACTAACCGAAACACAGGCGCGCCAGCAGATCGTGGCCTTGCAACAGCAATCAGCCACAGAGATGGAGCGCCTGTTGCCGACCATGCAGCAAGCTGCGCAGGCCATCGGGCCGGATGCTGTGATTCGCGTGCAGGCGTGGCGCAACGAGCTGGATCGCACCAAGCTCACCGTCGATGAAATGGCACCGCTGTGGAACCGCATCGGTGAGAGCTTCGGCGGTGCGCTCAACGGGATGATCACCGGCGCGCAGACCTGGCGCAGTGCCTTGGCGAGCATCTTCCAGCAGGTGGCCGACGCCTTCCTGCAGCAGATCGTGATCCAGCCGTTCCAGCAGTGGATCGCCATGCAGGCTCGGATGCTGGCGCTCAAGCTCGGTTTCATTCAGCAGGAGCAGACCGTCGATGCTGCGGCCAGCGCCGCCAAGGTCGCCCAAATGACCACCGAAACCACCGCCGTGGTGTCGATGGATGCCGCCAAGGCGGGAGCCGGGGCAGCGGCGTCTCAGGCTTCCATTCCCTACGTCGGGCCTGCGCTGGCTGTGGCCGCGATGGTAGCCATGGTCGCCGCCGTGATGGCGCTCTTGGGTGGCATCAAGAAGTTCGCGGGCGGCGGACTGGTCTCCGGGCCGGGCAGCGCCACCTCGGATTCGATCCCGGCGCGTCTGTCGGCAGGCGAGTACGTGGTGCGGGCGGCCGCTGTGCGCCAGGTCGGCGTGGCTTTCCTCGACTCGCTCAACGGCTTGTCGGCAGGCCCGCGCTTCAAAGGTGGTGAGCTGGCCTTTGCTGCCGGTGGTCTGGTGCCGGAAGTGAAAGTGCCACCCGCGCAGCCGCAGATGAATCAGGCGGTGCGCATCGTCAACGCGGTCGATCCGGGCGTGACGCACGACCACCTGCAGTCGCCTGCCGGAGAGAAAGTCATCGTCAACATCATCGGGCGCAATGCACGGGCCATCCGTGCGGCGCTGCAAGGGTAA
- a CDS encoding head decoration protein — translation MPTVSQPKNLGDLLKYEAPNLYSRDQDTVAAAQNLSLGTVVGRETATAKLKALDPSATDGTEIAVGVLGNDVDAMLIDREDAILIARHAIVARGALVWPTGLTVAQKATAVAQLTALGVLVRDSA, via the coding sequence ATGCCCACTGTCTCTCAACCCAAGAACCTCGGTGACCTGTTGAAGTACGAAGCGCCGAATCTCTACTCGCGTGACCAGGACACCGTCGCTGCCGCGCAGAACCTGTCGCTGGGCACCGTGGTGGGCCGCGAAACGGCCACGGCCAAGCTCAAGGCCCTCGACCCGAGCGCCACGGACGGTACGGAAATCGCCGTTGGCGTGCTCGGCAACGACGTCGATGCGATGCTGATCGACCGCGAGGACGCGATCTTGATCGCCCGCCACGCCATCGTCGCGCGCGGCGCATTGGTCTGGCCGACCGGTCTCACGGTTGCGCAGAAGGCAACTGCCGTTGCCCAACTCACCGCCCTTGGGGTGCTGGTGCGCGATAGCGCCTGA
- a CDS encoding DUF7210 family protein, translating to MQTLSIELLKPHTHAGKRLAVGERLDLNDASARWLIAQGTAKAAIPATDSKPTRRDATSGVSTTAATQGD from the coding sequence ATGCAAACCCTCTCCATCGAACTACTGAAACCCCACACCCACGCAGGCAAGCGCCTCGCCGTGGGTGAACGCCTTGATCTGAATGACGCCAGCGCCCGTTGGCTGATCGCGCAAGGCACGGCCAAAGCGGCCATCCCCGCCACCGATTCCAAACCCACCCGCCGTGATGCTACGTCCGGTGTTTCCACAACTGCAGCCACCCAAGGAGACTGA
- a CDS encoding DUF6441 family protein, whose product MRLSLTTTGLLDPRQLAAWSTERRRAIHTAVAKGMQSGGREVRDAARSEMRSAFTVKRNSFISSMGVKVFDKKSEQLPALLVGSKIPWLGLHEKGGTVSGNLLIPLLPGRIGPKRFRAVIDGLMRSGNAFFIEKNGRVLLMAENIKENAGLLGRFKRAERGRTGAKQIKRGQEIPIAVLVKRVDLKRRLNLAGGVQRALPALARAIQQELDKV is encoded by the coding sequence ATGCGTCTCTCGCTCACCACCACCGGCTTGCTGGACCCGCGCCAGTTGGCAGCGTGGAGCACAGAGCGGCGTCGTGCCATCCACACCGCCGTCGCCAAGGGCATGCAATCGGGCGGGCGTGAAGTGCGTGATGCGGCGCGATCCGAGATGCGCAGTGCCTTCACCGTCAAACGCAACAGCTTCATCTCCTCGATGGGCGTGAAGGTGTTCGACAAGAAGTCGGAGCAACTGCCCGCCTTGCTGGTGGGCAGCAAGATTCCGTGGCTCGGCCTGCACGAAAAAGGCGGCACGGTGAGTGGCAACCTGCTGATCCCACTGTTGCCCGGGCGCATCGGTCCGAAACGCTTCAGGGCCGTCATCGATGGCCTGATGCGTTCGGGTAATGCCTTCTTCATCGAGAAGAACGGTCGCGTGCTGCTGATGGCCGAGAACATCAAAGAGAACGCCGGGCTGCTGGGCCGCTTCAAACGGGCCGAGCGTGGTCGTACCGGGGCCAAGCAGATCAAGCGTGGCCAGGAGATTCCCATCGCCGTGCTGGTCAAGCGCGTCGATCTCAAACGGCGGCTGAATCTGGCGGGTGGCGTGCAACGCGCACTGCCTGCCTTGGCTCGGGCGATTCAACAAGAACTGGACAAAGTCTGA
- a CDS encoding phage tail tube protein, producing the protein MAYFSGQGRVYIGARDELGNPAGLTFVGNVPELKVSLSVDTIEHQEAQSGQRLTDLQLIKTKKGEFACTLEELIATNLALALYGTTTTITPGTVTGEALPLPVTPGSLYPLAMQNVSAVQIQDSDATPKTLPASQYSVNAKHGSLVVLDATSGGPYTEPFTVDYAYGAAQSTAMFTQPLPERWIRFEGLNTADGNREVVIDLYRVAINPAKELSIITDELLKFELSGQVLADLTKPVGGDLGQFGRLVLL; encoded by the coding sequence ATGGCTTACTTTTCCGGACAAGGCCGCGTCTACATCGGCGCACGTGATGAACTCGGCAACCCTGCTGGGCTGACCTTCGTTGGCAACGTGCCCGAGCTGAAGGTGTCGCTGTCGGTGGACACCATCGAGCACCAGGAAGCGCAGTCGGGTCAGCGCTTAACCGACCTGCAACTCATCAAGACCAAGAAAGGCGAGTTCGCCTGCACGCTGGAGGAACTGATCGCCACCAACCTGGCGCTCGCGCTCTACGGCACCACGACCACGATCACCCCTGGTACGGTGACTGGCGAAGCATTGCCCCTCCCGGTCACGCCGGGCAGTCTGTACCCGCTGGCCATGCAGAACGTGTCCGCCGTGCAGATTCAGGACTCCGATGCCACGCCCAAGACGCTCCCGGCCAGCCAATACAGCGTCAATGCGAAGCACGGTTCGCTGGTAGTGCTCGATGCCACGTCGGGTGGCCCCTACACCGAGCCGTTCACAGTCGATTACGCCTATGGCGCGGCGCAGAGCACGGCGATGTTCACCCAGCCCTTGCCCGAGCGCTGGATTCGCTTCGAGGGGCTCAACACCGCCGACGGCAACCGCGAGGTGGTGATCGACCTCTACCGCGTGGCCATTAACCCAGCCAAGGAGCTCTCGATCATCACGGACGAACTGCTCAAGTTCGAGCTGTCGGGCCAAGTGCTGGCGGATCTGACCAAGCCGGTCGGTGGTGATCTCGGTCAGTTCGGCCGTCTGGTACTGCTGTGA
- a CDS encoding S49 family peptidase, which produces MQLVHLASRLYGTPLLIARPKLDVILSVLGSRIGLPDLDMAMPLPMPRQNATSGQAGIAVIPVVGTLVRRSMGIEAASGLMSYGEIEARLDAALADPQVAGILLDLDSPGGEASGVFELAERIRAASTIKPIWAHANDAAYSAAFAIAAACQRLTLSQTAGVGSIGVIALHVDQSVKDAKDGLNYTAVFAGSHKNDFSPHEPLTPQATTALQTEVDRLYDIFVNQVGQMRGLDPDAVRATEAALFYGEQAVAAGLADAVMPLEQVMTEFTDALAAKQRLAQPGVARASPRSLSTQPIATPSQSKPLTLENTMTDPKNDHDNPNDPTDTDPQGDQPQTDSDPQPTPAAQAALAQSFASGRGQAQAIAEMCLIAGQSQRTAEFLAAGFSEAQVRRALLDARADQPEIASRITADAGTSQRPENSPVVAAVKKLTAKE; this is translated from the coding sequence ATGCAACTCGTTCATCTGGCGTCCCGCCTCTACGGGACGCCGCTCCTCATTGCGCGTCCCAAACTCGACGTGATCCTCTCCGTGCTGGGTTCCCGCATCGGCTTGCCCGATCTGGACATGGCGATGCCGCTGCCCATGCCGCGCCAGAACGCCACATCGGGTCAGGCGGGCATTGCCGTCATCCCGGTGGTCGGCACGCTGGTCAGACGTTCGATGGGTATCGAAGCCGCCTCTGGCCTGATGTCCTACGGCGAGATCGAAGCCCGGCTGGACGCCGCGCTGGCCGACCCACAGGTGGCGGGCATCCTGCTCGATCTGGACTCGCCCGGCGGCGAGGCCTCGGGCGTGTTCGAACTGGCCGAGCGCATCCGCGCCGCCAGCACCATCAAGCCGATCTGGGCGCACGCCAACGATGCCGCGTACTCGGCGGCTTTTGCCATCGCGGCGGCATGCCAGCGCCTGACGCTGTCGCAGACCGCTGGCGTCGGGTCGATTGGCGTGATCGCGCTGCACGTCGACCAGTCGGTGAAGGACGCCAAGGACGGCCTGAACTACACCGCAGTCTTCGCGGGCAGCCACAAGAACGACTTCTCCCCGCACGAGCCACTTACCCCCCAGGCCACCACCGCGTTGCAGACCGAGGTGGATCGCCTCTACGACATCTTCGTGAATCAGGTCGGGCAGATGCGCGGCCTCGACCCGGATGCCGTGCGCGCCACCGAGGCGGCTCTCTTCTACGGCGAGCAGGCGGTGGCAGCAGGCCTCGCCGACGCAGTGATGCCGCTCGAACAGGTGATGACCGAGTTCACCGACGCGTTGGCGGCCAAGCAGCGGCTGGCGCAGCCCGGCGTGGCCCGTGCGTCGCCCCGAAGTCTGTCCACGCAGCCCATCGCAACCCCGTCCCAAAGCAAACCTCTCACCCTGGAGAACACCATGACCGACCCCAAAAACGACCACGACAACCCAAACGATCCGACCGACACCGACCCGCAGGGCGACCAGCCGCAGACCGACAGCGATCCGCAACCGACGCCTGCCGCCCAAGCAGCACTGGCGCAGTCCTTCGCCAGTGGGCGCGGCCAAGCACAGGCCATTGCAGAGATGTGTCTGATCGCGGGCCAGTCCCAACGCACGGCGGAATTCCTCGCAGCAGGCTTCTCGGAAGCGCAGGTGCGCCGCGCCTTGCTGGATGCCCGTGCCGACCAACCCGAAATCGCCTCGCGCATCACCGCCGATGCAGGAACCAGTCAGCGCCCGGAAAACAGTCCAGTGGTCGCTGCCGTCAAGAAACTCACCGCCAAGGAGTAA
- a CDS encoding DUF2163 domain-containing protein, which yields MSQNPLLEVELYAFASDSAQFYLTPHEFDVDLDGNLYASLPIERNELALGAEAAKAGLDLKLPPNCDLVRHLLANSLTGDTTSITLRIGRRDTWGDYWWISGTRWMGRVLGVEVADDVARVRCESAQVSLKRIGLRRLYSRKCSHVLYSAACGASPIAVSAFVSNSYGRNVDLDGGTPGSVNGGLAGGWLQTPEGARHMIVNDYGGGVELLYPVAIEVGTEVLLTVGCDHSTATCESRFGNLDNYGGFPAIPSKNPFSTGVF from the coding sequence ATGAGCCAGAACCCCTTGCTGGAAGTCGAGCTATACGCCTTCGCCAGCGACAGCGCGCAGTTCTATCTGACGCCGCACGAATTCGACGTCGATCTGGACGGCAATCTGTACGCAAGCCTGCCCATCGAACGCAACGAACTGGCGCTGGGTGCTGAAGCTGCGAAGGCTGGGCTGGATCTGAAACTGCCGCCGAACTGTGATTTGGTGCGCCATCTGCTCGCCAACTCGCTGACCGGTGACACCACCTCGATCACCCTGCGCATCGGACGGCGTGACACTTGGGGCGACTACTGGTGGATCTCAGGTACGCGCTGGATGGGCCGGGTGCTGGGCGTCGAAGTCGCTGACGATGTGGCTCGCGTTCGCTGCGAGTCGGCGCAAGTCAGTTTGAAGCGCATCGGGTTGCGGCGGCTCTACAGCCGCAAGTGTTCCCACGTTCTGTATTCGGCAGCCTGCGGTGCGTCACCGATTGCTGTCAGCGCCTTCGTGAGCAACAGCTATGGCCGCAACGTCGATCTCGATGGCGGCACGCCCGGTAGCGTCAACGGTGGCTTGGCCGGTGGTTGGCTGCAAACCCCGGAAGGTGCCCGCCACATGATCGTCAACGATTACGGTGGCGGCGTGGAGTTGCTCTATCCGGTAGCCATTGAGGTCGGCACCGAAGTGCTGCTGACGGTCGGTTGCGACCACAGCACGGCCACGTGCGAGTCGCGCTTCGGCAACCTCGACAACTACGGCGGCTTTCCCGCCATCCCAAGCAAGAACCCGTTTTCGACCGGCGTGTTCTGA
- a CDS encoding phage portal protein encodes MRLLGGTPFYDGIGGGRRALAWQVGNPGAVAALAFTQNELRAKSRDLVRRNAWAAAGVEAFVSNAIGTGIKPQSMLADQSLREAIHSLWWDWCEEADAAGLTDFYGLQALACRAMLEGGECLVRLRYRRPEDGLPVGLQLQLLEPEHLPATLNQELASGNVIRAGIEFDKLGRRVAYHLYRSHPGDGSLAPMSGTGGVVGGLDTVRVPASEIIHLFRPLRPGQIRGEPWLARALVKLNELDQYDDAELVRKKTAAMFAGFITRLSPEDNLMGEGLPDASGAALAGLEPGTMQILEPGEDVKFSQPADVGASYAEFLRMQFRAVAAAMGITYEMLTGDLTQVNYSSIRAGLLEFRRRCEAIQHGVIVHQLCRPIWRAWMEQALLEGALALPQFTEKKRDYFAAKWIPQGWQWVDPKKEFDAMLTAIRAGLLSRSEAISAFGYDAEDIDREIAADNQRADELGLVFDSDPRHDKAPQPSASGAPINAAATVAVPQDQQDN; translated from the coding sequence ATGCGTCTGCTTGGCGGCACCCCGTTCTATGACGGTATCGGTGGCGGCCGTCGCGCATTGGCGTGGCAGGTCGGCAATCCAGGCGCAGTCGCAGCACTGGCGTTCACCCAGAACGAATTGCGCGCGAAGAGCCGCGATCTGGTACGCCGCAATGCCTGGGCAGCGGCAGGCGTTGAAGCCTTTGTCTCGAACGCCATCGGTACTGGCATCAAGCCGCAGAGCATGCTGGCCGATCAGTCCTTGCGCGAAGCGATCCACAGCCTGTGGTGGGACTGGTGCGAGGAAGCCGATGCCGCCGGACTGACCGATTTCTACGGCCTGCAGGCCTTGGCCTGTCGCGCCATGCTCGAAGGCGGGGAATGTCTGGTGCGGCTGCGCTATCGCCGTCCGGAGGATGGCCTGCCGGTAGGCCTGCAATTGCAGTTGCTCGAACCCGAACACCTGCCAGCCACGCTGAATCAGGAATTGGCTTCGGGAAATGTAATCCGTGCGGGCATCGAATTCGACAAGCTCGGACGGCGGGTGGCCTACCACCTGTATCGCTCACACCCGGGTGATGGCTCACTGGCTCCGATGTCGGGCACTGGTGGCGTGGTGGGCGGTCTCGACACAGTGCGTGTCCCGGCCAGCGAAATCATTCACCTGTTTCGTCCCTTGCGGCCCGGACAGATCCGGGGCGAACCGTGGCTGGCGCGCGCACTGGTCAAGCTCAACGAACTCGACCAGTACGACGACGCCGAGCTCGTGCGCAAGAAAACCGCCGCGATGTTCGCGGGCTTCATCACGCGCCTGTCACCTGAGGACAACCTGATGGGTGAAGGCTTGCCGGATGCCAGCGGTGCGGCATTGGCCGGGCTGGAGCCGGGCACGATGCAGATCCTGGAGCCCGGCGAGGACGTGAAGTTCAGTCAGCCCGCCGACGTTGGCGCGAGCTACGCCGAATTCCTGCGCATGCAGTTCCGGGCGGTGGCAGCGGCGATGGGCATCACCTACGAGATGCTGACCGGCGACCTGACGCAAGTGAACTATTCGTCGATCCGGGCCGGGCTGCTGGAGTTTCGCCGCCGCTGTGAGGCCATCCAGCACGGCGTGATCGTCCACCAGCTGTGCCGCCCGATCTGGCGTGCCTGGATGGAGCAGGCGCTACTTGAAGGCGCGCTGGCGCTGCCGCAGTTCACCGAGAAGAAGCGCGACTACTTCGCGGCCAAATGGATTCCACAGGGTTGGCAGTGGGTCGATCCCAAGAAGGAATTCGACGCGATGCTGACCGCCATTCGCGCCGGGCTGCTGTCTCGCTCGGAAGCCATCTCGGCCTTCGGCTACGACGCCGAGGACATCGACCGCGAGATCGCCGCCGACAACCAGCGTGCCGATGAGCTCGGTCTGGTCTTTGACTCCGACCCGCGCCACGACAAAGCGCCCCAACCATCGGCATCGGGCGCTCCCATAAATGCGGCCGCCACAGTGGCCGTGCCGCAAGACCAACAGGACAACTGA
- a CDS encoding phage head-tail joining protein, whose protein sequence is MAYTQAHLDALEAALVKGEKRVTFGDKTVEYRSVDELQAAIAAVKRDIFEQAVDTGLWPGAPRQIRVTTGKGF, encoded by the coding sequence ATGGCCTACACACAAGCACATCTCGACGCACTGGAAGCTGCGCTGGTCAAGGGCGAAAAGCGCGTGACCTTTGGCGACAAGACCGTCGAGTACCGCAGCGTCGATGAACTCCAGGCCGCCATTGCGGCTGTCAAGCGCGACATCTTCGAGCAGGCCGTGGATACCGGGCTGTGGCCCGGTGCGCCACGCCAGATCCGGGTCACCACCGGCAAAGGGTTCTGA
- a CDS encoding major capsid protein → MASLTAAINLLPNRYGRLEQLNLFPAKPVRTRQIIVEEYAGRLNLLPTRAPGSPGTVGERGKRNLRSFVIPHIPHDDVVLPEEVQGLRAFGSETEMEAIGGVMARHLETMRNKHAITLEHLRMGALKGKILDADGSELVDLFDEFDITAQSVSFEFSTAADNGQIKSACLELLGLMEDGLTGEFSTGVHVLCSTEFFRALTTHKEVKTAYQNWQQGAVLINDMRSGFSYSGITFEEYRGQASFVQADGTLGSRRFIAAGEAHAFPVGTVDTFATYFAPADFNETVNTIGQPLYAKQEPRKFDRGTDLHTQSNPLPMCHRPGVLIKLISA, encoded by the coding sequence ATGGCCAGCCTGACGGCCGCCATCAACCTCCTGCCCAACCGCTACGGGCGGCTGGAGCAACTCAACCTGTTTCCGGCCAAGCCGGTGCGCACTAGGCAGATCATCGTCGAGGAGTACGCCGGTCGTCTGAACCTGCTGCCCACCCGCGCGCCCGGTTCACCCGGCACCGTCGGTGAACGTGGAAAGCGCAACCTGCGTTCCTTCGTGATCCCGCACATCCCGCACGACGACGTGGTGCTGCCGGAAGAAGTGCAAGGCCTGCGCGCCTTTGGTTCCGAAACTGAGATGGAAGCCATTGGCGGTGTCATGGCCCGTCATCTGGAGACCATGCGCAACAAGCACGCGATCACCCTGGAGCACCTACGCATGGGCGCACTCAAGGGCAAGATCCTCGATGCCGACGGCAGTGAGCTGGTCGATCTGTTCGACGAGTTCGACATCACCGCGCAATCAGTGTCCTTCGAGTTTTCGACGGCGGCCGACAACGGGCAAATCAAGAGTGCCTGCCTGGAGCTGCTTGGGCTCATGGAAGATGGGCTCACGGGCGAGTTTTCGACCGGCGTGCATGTGTTGTGCTCGACCGAGTTCTTCCGGGCGCTGACCACCCACAAGGAGGTCAAGACCGCTTACCAGAACTGGCAACAGGGCGCGGTGCTGATCAACGACATGCGCTCGGGCTTCAGCTATAGCGGCATCACCTTCGAGGAATACCGGGGTCAGGCGTCCTTTGTGCAGGCCGACGGCACGCTGGGGTCGCGCCGCTTCATCGCTGCCGGTGAAGCCCATGCATTCCCGGTCGGCACGGTGGACACCTTCGCGACTTACTTCGCGCCAGCGGACTTCAACGAGACCGTGAACACCATCGGCCAGCCGCTGTATGCCAAGCAGGAGCCGCGCAAATTCGACCGGGGCACTGATCTGCATACGCAATCGAACCCACTGCCGATGTGCCATCGCCCGGGCGTGCTGATCAAGCTGATCTCTGCCTGA
- a CDS encoding questin oxidase family protein encodes MDGFKTFPPEPVVVTLSGTALELTPIRLGELPRLLAVVRPLAEEITSDPDWMALLGRHGDAVLDLLAITTRRERAWINDLQLADAVQLAAAVFEVNADFFVAHVVPSIQGAAQRLAPTLRSLTNSGGTLPSPA; translated from the coding sequence ATGGACGGCTTCAAGACCTTCCCCCCTGAGCCTGTGGTCGTGACGCTGTCCGGTACGGCGCTGGAATTGACGCCGATCCGGCTGGGCGAATTGCCACGGTTGCTAGCCGTGGTGCGCCCGCTGGCCGAGGAAATCACCAGCGATCCGGACTGGATGGCGCTGCTAGGGCGGCATGGCGATGCCGTGCTCGACCTGCTGGCGATTACCACCCGGCGTGAACGCGCGTGGATCAACGACCTTCAGCTTGCGGACGCCGTGCAACTGGCCGCCGCTGTGTTCGAGGTGAACGCGGATTTTTTCGTGGCGCACGTCGTACCGAGCATTCAGGGCGCAGCCCAGCGACTCGCGCCGACGCTGCGCTCACTGACGAACTCGGGTGGGACGCTGCCGTCGCCCGCCTGA